One genomic region from Alteromonas pelagimontana encodes:
- a CDS encoding DUF697 domain-containing protein: MTTEREVSLERKYRSKIQQQPISEAPPNQQMPQKVESADWQLPESGGFSLKFATLGLGVLSFIAFSIFQAVDAMVANFSQYPITTLFLGILVGAFVACLLALIIREITGLMAVDKYIHERPDYQALEQADITTVRHALKRHASSFASHSFAAKCYRQFDHAVNSDLNSNEMLALYHTTVTQPVVRKAEEVMKRESLASGSLSFISPNNLIQTLVIFWISLRTIRRISLVFGLRPGTAGNWKLFKILAQNIAAYSLFDIATDEVANQISGSLSAKVMENSAEAVAAGALNMRLGKTLIRLLK, from the coding sequence ATGACCACCGAGCGAGAAGTCAGCCTGGAAAGAAAGTACCGTTCCAAAATTCAACAACAACCTATTAGCGAAGCGCCACCGAATCAGCAGATGCCGCAGAAAGTTGAAAGTGCAGATTGGCAGCTTCCAGAATCTGGCGGTTTTTCGCTTAAATTTGCCACACTGGGGCTGGGAGTTTTAAGCTTTATTGCGTTTTCTATTTTTCAAGCTGTCGACGCCATGGTGGCAAATTTCTCGCAATACCCGATAACCACTTTGTTTCTGGGCATTTTAGTCGGCGCTTTTGTAGCGTGCTTACTTGCCTTGATTATTCGTGAAATTACCGGTTTGATGGCGGTTGATAAATATATTCATGAACGACCTGATTATCAGGCACTGGAGCAAGCAGATATTACCACTGTACGCCACGCGCTGAAGCGACATGCATCCAGTTTTGCTAGTCATAGCTTCGCAGCAAAATGTTATCGTCAGTTTGATCACGCAGTAAACAGTGATTTGAATAGCAACGAAATGTTAGCGCTGTATCACACTACTGTTACCCAGCCTGTAGTACGTAAAGCGGAAGAGGTGATGAAGAGAGAGTCACTGGCGAGCGGCAGCTTAAGTTTTATCAGCCCGAATAATCTAATTCAGACATTGGTGATATTCTGGATAAGCTTAAGAACTATACGCCGGATTTCGCTGGTGTTTGGTTTACGTCCGGGCACTGCTGGTAACTGGAAATTATTTAAAATTCTGGCGCAAAATATTGCCGCCTACAGTTTATTTGATATTGCCACCGACGAAGTTGCCAATCAAATAAGCGGCTCGTTAAGTGCTAAAGTGATGGAGAATTCAGCCGAAGCTGTAGCTGCTGGCGCGTTAAATATGCGGCTGGGAAAAACGTTAATTCGGCTACTTAAATAG
- a CDS encoding threonine/serine exporter family protein: MDTFEFIQIRKFIVKLGKMLHKYGTPAFRLEAYLTEVATYLGVRASFIATPTSITFVIWSDKHEDEYHHAARLQPGEMDMNSLSLTDELANELLSGKRTLAEADKRLSEIDVMPSPYGKVITGCAFGLATAAFAMLMGASWSEIFWSGLLGLVAYIWNLWSLRSKRVALMLEPMTSFAAGLLACAISRYFEPGINIPLIVLSSVIVLVPGLALLMGLSELSSRNMVSGTARVMDALMQLFKLYFGAFLGVAAGFSLFGENLYRPAESLPFWATWLAVFLLCFALVAIFRTRLKHIPWALTSAFIAYGTTAWSSEYLDQGLGTFVGAFALGIFANMFTRIANQPSTIVAMHGLIVLVPGSKTYIGLNSFISGKDFVNAEHVGQEVFLIFMSLVAGLIFANVVVPTKKAL, encoded by the coding sequence TTGGATACTTTTGAATTTATTCAAATCCGCAAATTTATTGTTAAGTTAGGCAAGATGCTGCACAAATACGGTACGCCAGCATTTCGTCTGGAGGCCTATTTAACGGAAGTTGCTACCTATCTGGGCGTGCGTGCGTCTTTTATTGCTACCCCCACCTCCATCACTTTTGTGATCTGGAGTGATAAACACGAAGACGAATACCATCACGCTGCCAGGCTGCAACCCGGTGAAATGGATATGAATTCGTTATCACTAACTGATGAACTGGCGAACGAGCTATTATCCGGCAAACGTACGCTTGCGGAAGCCGATAAACGTTTGTCAGAAATTGACGTGATGCCTAGCCCATATGGAAAGGTAATCACTGGTTGTGCTTTTGGTTTAGCGACTGCTGCTTTTGCCATGCTCATGGGCGCTAGCTGGTCGGAAATTTTCTGGTCAGGATTATTGGGACTGGTGGCGTATATCTGGAACCTGTGGTCACTGCGCTCTAAGCGGGTAGCGTTAATGCTTGAGCCGATGACGTCGTTTGCGGCTGGACTCCTGGCTTGTGCAATCAGCCGTTACTTCGAACCAGGCATCAATATTCCGTTAATTGTTTTGTCCTCTGTCATTGTTTTAGTTCCCGGGCTGGCGCTGTTAATGGGCCTTTCTGAATTGTCATCGCGCAACATGGTATCTGGCACAGCGCGGGTGATGGATGCCCTTATGCAGTTATTCAAACTGTACTTTGGGGCGTTTTTGGGTGTTGCCGCCGGTTTCAGTCTGTTTGGCGAAAACCTCTATCGTCCGGCAGAATCCTTACCCTTTTGGGCGACATGGCTAGCCGTTTTTCTATTGTGTTTTGCTCTTGTCGCTATTTTTCGCACCCGCCTTAAGCACATTCCGTGGGCACTTACTTCCGCGTTCATCGCTTACGGCACTACAGCATGGAGTTCAGAATATCTGGATCAGGGTTTAGGAACTTTCGTGGGAGCATTTGCGCTGGGAATATTTGCCAATATGTTTACCCGCATTGCCAATCAGCCATCGACGATTGTCGCTATGCACGGCTTGATTGTGCTGGTACCCGGCTCAAAAACCTATATTGGTCTTAATTCATTTATTTCCGGTAAAGATTTTGTCAATGCCGAACATGTTGGTCAGGAAGTCTTTCTTATTTTTATGTCATTGGTCGCAGGACTTATCTTTGCCAATGTGGTGGTACCCACTAAAAAAGCGCTGTAA
- a CDS encoding cation:proton antiporter: MIDGKTFLYVLFGLTLVIAVGLQRRLKGSIFPLPLVYVFIGWAAFSLPLGLPSVDLLRDPEHTVFTELISEFIVIASLAVAGLAIDRPFSWKNWNQVWPLLFITMPLTILLVALFGWYMMELTVASCIFLAAVLSPTDPVLASNVQVGPPGARQRHDIRFGLTVEAGANDGLAFPFVHLAIAAMGATALGSWTVQWALEDLLWRVTAGVVIGLLTGRIGAWLVFTYVPEANKDGDSSQADDEKSFTSEGMITLGALLTSYGVAEAFHGYGFLAVFISAVTAKQYAPTSYYHAISHHFLEQIESILLVIILLIFGAFLTTDIMRNLTWEGALLGFLVVFLIRPLTGLVAQSRNSLPWYGRFTIAFLGVRGIGSLYYLSYGENHGRFGDTTTIWSAVMFTILLSIVVHGVTAPILMKKSEARSAHRSKEDSSKEV; encoded by the coding sequence ATGATAGACGGCAAAACGTTTCTTTATGTGCTTTTTGGTTTGACGTTAGTTATTGCTGTAGGGCTTCAACGTCGATTGAAGGGATCAATTTTCCCCCTGCCGCTGGTTTATGTTTTTATCGGTTGGGCGGCATTTAGCTTGCCGCTCGGATTGCCTTCTGTGGATCTTTTACGAGATCCGGAACACACCGTTTTCACCGAGCTAATTTCCGAATTCATTGTCATTGCCTCTCTTGCGGTAGCTGGTTTAGCCATTGATCGGCCTTTTTCCTGGAAAAACTGGAATCAGGTGTGGCCGTTGCTTTTCATTACCATGCCTTTGACTATTCTTCTTGTGGCCCTGTTCGGCTGGTATATGATGGAGCTTACTGTGGCATCATGTATTTTTCTGGCTGCGGTATTAAGCCCCACTGATCCGGTTTTAGCCAGTAATGTGCAAGTTGGACCGCCCGGTGCAAGGCAACGGCATGATATCCGTTTCGGCCTTACCGTAGAGGCTGGTGCCAACGACGGTTTAGCCTTCCCATTCGTTCATCTTGCTATTGCTGCAATGGGTGCTACTGCATTAGGAAGCTGGACGGTTCAGTGGGCACTTGAAGACTTACTTTGGCGCGTTACTGCAGGCGTGGTGATTGGGCTACTCACAGGAAGGATAGGCGCTTGGCTGGTATTTACTTATGTTCCCGAAGCCAACAAAGATGGTGATTCTTCGCAAGCAGATGACGAAAAAAGCTTTACCAGCGAAGGTATGATCACACTGGGTGCGTTACTGACGTCTTACGGAGTCGCCGAGGCCTTCCACGGCTACGGATTTCTCGCCGTTTTCATAAGTGCGGTTACTGCCAAACAATATGCCCCCACCAGCTATTACCACGCCATCTCTCACCACTTTTTAGAACAGATTGAAAGCATATTGCTGGTGATAATTTTGCTTATCTTTGGCGCATTTCTCACCACTGATATTATGAGAAACCTGACTTGGGAAGGAGCTTTGCTGGGATTTTTAGTGGTATTTCTCATTCGTCCCCTTACAGGTTTAGTCGCCCAATCGCGCAATTCGCTGCCGTGGTACGGTCGTTTTACCATTGCATTTTTGGGAGTCAGGGGAATAGGCTCCCTTTATTATTTAAGCTATGGAGAAAATCACGGCCGTTTTGGAGATACCACCACTATCTGGTCGGCTGTTATGTTCACAATTTTACTCTCTATTGTGGTACATGGTGTCACCGCCCCAATTCTCATGAAGAAAAGTGAAGCGCGCTCTGCGCACAGATCTAAAGAAGACTCGTCGAAGGAGGTATAG
- a CDS encoding pectinesterase family protein, with product MFKSAIVVGLMLVMTAFSTQSHTTASQNSVAKADATVSLQPTDARNHYTSVQAAVNAAPKEGGWTIAIAPGSYYERVVITTPNLTLVGAGMDATRIYFGRYAGQPVKPGSNETWGTFRTATVDVDTQNIHLANMTIENSFDYRANEARGKADADRVNGEQAVALKTGEYADKIVVENVRLLGFQDTLYVQGGRSYFSGGEIHGHVDFIFGNGNALFEGVDIYSRSRLKPQQYTGFITAPSTLITDEFGLTFINCRLLKEDNVPDGSVPLGRPWHPTTTFADGRYANPFAVGKSVFINTFMDSHIATEGWTSMGGSTPEGGRKEFSPITEARFREYNSNGPGAVKHDSRPQLSGTDVEIYSKYNILDGWQPALLATKP from the coding sequence ATGTTTAAAAGTGCGATAGTAGTGGGATTGATGCTTGTTATGACCGCTTTTTCAACGCAATCACATACCACTGCATCGCAAAATTCTGTTGCCAAAGCTGATGCCACTGTTTCGCTACAACCCACTGATGCCCGTAATCATTATACTTCTGTGCAGGCTGCAGTAAACGCAGCTCCTAAAGAAGGAGGGTGGACAATCGCTATTGCGCCTGGCAGTTATTACGAGCGGGTCGTAATTACTACGCCCAACCTGACTTTAGTGGGTGCAGGAATGGACGCCACCCGCATTTATTTCGGTCGTTATGCCGGGCAGCCGGTGAAGCCCGGCAGCAATGAAACCTGGGGAACATTCAGAACTGCCACCGTTGACGTTGATACGCAAAATATTCATCTTGCTAATATGACTATCGAAAACAGTTTTGACTATCGTGCCAATGAAGCAAGAGGAAAAGCAGATGCTGACAGAGTAAATGGAGAGCAAGCTGTAGCACTAAAAACCGGCGAATATGCCGACAAAATTGTGGTTGAGAACGTTCGCCTGCTGGGGTTTCAAGATACTCTGTATGTTCAGGGTGGCCGCAGCTATTTCAGCGGCGGTGAAATTCACGGCCATGTGGATTTTATCTTTGGTAACGGCAACGCGCTGTTTGAAGGCGTTGATATTTATTCCCGCAGCAGGTTAAAACCTCAGCAATACACTGGCTTTATCACCGCGCCCAGCACCCTGATTACCGATGAGTTTGGTTTAACTTTTATAAACTGCCGCCTGCTAAAAGAAGATAATGTTCCCGATGGCAGCGTTCCGCTCGGGCGTCCATGGCATCCTACTACCACGTTCGCTGACGGTCGTTATGCCAACCCTTTTGCGGTAGGTAAATCGGTGTTCATTAACACCTTCATGGATAGTCATATCGCCACCGAGGGCTGGACATCAATGGGAGGCTCAACGCCAGAAGGAGGGCGTAAGGAGTTCAGTCCTATTACCGAGGCGCGTTTTCGCGAGTACAACAGCAATGGGCCTGGCGCAGTAAAGCATGATTCCCGTCCACAACTTTCTGGTACTGACGTAGAAATTTACTCTAAATATAACATCTTGGATGGCTGGCAACCTGCCCTCCTGGCAACGAAACCTTAA
- a CDS encoding glycoside hydrolase family 28 protein has protein sequence MRTDRRTLLKLIGHSATTAGLLSLSGCSSAIRPTSDFDWDTNAAAIRSRIVPPTFPERSASITDFGAKPGKQNDCTQAIADAIAHIAQQGGGTVTVPEGAFYTGPVHLKSNINFHIAKGAVLHFIPEPERYKPYVFTRWEGTELYGYSPLIYAFEQTNIAVTGEGTLEGGASETIWWPWKGPWKEAKWGDDPEANQKNTRDPLRAMAEKGVPVEERVFEKNYLRPPFIQPYRCKNVLISGVTIRNSPFWLVNPVLCTNVTVKDIYCHSYGPNSDGCDPESCTDVLIENCTFDTGDDCIAVKSGRNADGRRVAQPCENILINNCQMKAGHGGVVIGSEISGGVRNLYAQNCEMSSPNLDRGIRIKTNSLRGGHLQNLNYRNLRIGQVKDAIVINFFYEEGDVGNFTPKLEGIRIENLYVQHAQRAFVLLGYDHTPITGVTFKSLTFEKVDSPSVIENVADITQQNIVINGKKAELPNV, from the coding sequence ATGCGGACTGACCGTAGAACCCTACTGAAACTCATCGGCCACAGCGCTACTACTGCCGGTTTACTTAGCCTGTCTGGTTGTAGTTCGGCAATACGTCCTACCAGCGATTTCGACTGGGACACTAACGCCGCCGCTATTCGCAGCCGTATTGTACCGCCTACGTTTCCTGAGCGCTCAGCCAGTATTACCGATTTCGGTGCCAAGCCTGGCAAACAAAATGATTGTACTCAGGCCATTGCCGATGCCATTGCCCATATTGCTCAACAGGGCGGCGGTACTGTTACTGTGCCAGAAGGCGCATTTTATACCGGCCCGGTTCATCTTAAATCTAATATTAATTTTCATATCGCAAAAGGCGCAGTACTGCACTTTATTCCCGAACCAGAACGTTATAAGCCTTACGTATTTACCCGTTGGGAAGGCACTGAGCTGTACGGGTACTCACCGCTTATCTATGCCTTTGAGCAAACCAATATTGCCGTGACGGGTGAAGGTACACTGGAAGGCGGTGCCAGTGAAACCATTTGGTGGCCGTGGAAAGGCCCGTGGAAAGAAGCAAAATGGGGAGATGACCCCGAAGCCAACCAAAAAAATACCCGCGATCCGCTACGGGCTATGGCTGAAAAAGGCGTGCCTGTGGAAGAACGGGTATTTGAAAAAAATTATCTACGTCCGCCATTTATTCAACCTTATCGCTGTAAAAATGTGCTGATATCGGGCGTAACCATCCGCAATTCCCCGTTCTGGTTAGTGAACCCGGTGTTATGTACCAACGTCACTGTCAAAGATATCTACTGCCATAGCTACGGGCCCAACTCAGACGGTTGCGATCCTGAATCCTGTACCGATGTACTTATCGAAAACTGCACCTTTGATACTGGCGATGATTGCATTGCGGTGAAATCGGGCCGTAACGCTGATGGCCGTCGGGTAGCGCAGCCCTGCGAGAATATTCTTATCAACAACTGCCAAATGAAAGCTGGGCACGGCGGCGTCGTTATCGGTAGTGAAATTTCCGGCGGCGTGCGTAATCTGTATGCGCAAAATTGTGAGATGAGCAGTCCGAATCTGGACAGAGGCATCCGCATTAAAACCAATTCGCTGCGCGGCGGCCATCTGCAAAACCTGAACTACCGTAACTTGCGCATCGGGCAGGTAAAGGATGCAATCGTAATTAACTTCTTTTATGAAGAAGGCGATGTGGGCAATTTTACGCCGAAGCTGGAAGGTATCCGCATTGAGAATCTTTATGTTCAACATGCACAAAGAGCTTTTGTGCTCTTAGGTTATGACCATACGCCCATTACCGGTGTCACCTTTAAAAGCCTGACGTTTGAAAAGGTGGATTCGCCTTCGGTGATAGAAAATGTCGCGGATATCACGCAACAGAACATCGTGATCAATGGCAAGAAGGCGGAGTTACCGAATGTTTAA
- a CDS encoding alpha/beta hydrolase encodes MSFSSSLPIAICLSALLTASTVAKDFTVDDSYSVSQRYYNNIESHPELVWPTLNFEQGQQVMFDRRYKVANDRELHLDIFLPAKAKPSKQAVMLIHGGGWRSGNKSHFYTLANLLAQRGYVVITPEYRLSVEAPYPAGLVDINDALVWVKENAQQFNIAPDSIALGGGSSGGHMAGLLGNTANQTWFKGSESDADTRVNAVIDLDGVLDFTHPLAIANENKNKEKSAAGLWFGGAMEDTLEKWEQASTAKHIHQQSPPMLIISSGQMRFTAGKDTVLEKLDRFGIINQYFQYEDNIHTYWLFDPYVTETADRIDAFLTRIAQQEKE; translated from the coding sequence ATGTCATTCTCCTCATCGTTACCCATCGCTATATGTTTATCTGCTTTGTTAACGGCATCGACAGTGGCTAAAGACTTTACTGTTGATGACAGCTATTCGGTATCGCAGCGTTACTATAACAACATCGAAAGCCACCCGGAACTTGTCTGGCCTACGCTGAATTTTGAGCAAGGGCAGCAGGTAATGTTCGACCGCCGCTATAAAGTTGCGAACGATCGGGAACTGCATCTGGATATCTTTTTGCCTGCCAAAGCCAAACCCAGCAAGCAAGCAGTGATGCTTATTCATGGCGGCGGCTGGCGCTCAGGCAATAAATCCCATTTTTATACACTGGCAAACCTGCTGGCGCAACGGGGCTATGTAGTAATTACGCCAGAATACCGCCTGTCGGTAGAAGCGCCTTATCCGGCAGGATTGGTAGACATAAACGACGCTCTTGTCTGGGTGAAGGAAAACGCCCAGCAATTCAATATTGCCCCTGATAGTATTGCCTTAGGCGGTGGGTCTTCTGGCGGGCACATGGCGGGTTTGCTGGGGAACACAGCGAACCAAACCTGGTTTAAAGGCAGTGAGTCTGATGCAGATACCCGCGTAAACGCGGTGATCGACCTGGACGGCGTGCTGGATTTTACCCATCCACTGGCCATTGCCAATGAGAACAAAAACAAAGAGAAGTCTGCTGCTGGCCTGTGGTTTGGAGGCGCTATGGAAGATACGCTGGAGAAATGGGAACAAGCTTCCACCGCCAAACATATTCATCAGCAGTCGCCGCCCATGCTGATTATCAGCAGCGGCCAAATGCGGTTCACCGCCGGCAAAGACACAGTGTTAGAAAAATTAGATCGTTTTGGCATTATCAATCAATACTTCCAGTATGAAGACAACATTCACACTTACTGGCTATTCGACCCTTATGTTACCGAAACCGCGGATAGAATAGACGCTTTCCTTACCCGGATTGCGCAACAAGAGAAGGAATAA
- a CDS encoding glycoside hydrolase family 43 protein — protein sequence MIVVQKRLSMLALLAPLILGCQQGNQTTTTAAVAVTDKRLWVSDMSNGEYRNPVLHLDYSDPDVVAVDGNYYMTASSFNTAPGLPVLHSTDLVNWKLINYALPKQVPLDHFATPRHGEGVWAPNIRFHDDKFWIFYPDPDFGIYVTTATDPAGQWSAPKLILPGQGLIDPTPLWDDDGKAYLLHAWAKSRAGFNNVLSLREMAPDTGWVSEDYTNVVDGNKLPGYRTIEGPKFYKRNGYYYIFAPAGGVETGWQTVFRAKAISGPYEARVVMDQGNTLINGPHQGAWVHTDENEDWFIHFQSRKAYGRIVHLQPLTWQSDWPVIGVDEDGDGVGEPVYTHTKPKTDKPGVIAPQPTTDEFNGKELGIQWQWNANSNDSWYRMDESRGVLRLLGQPKVEKTGDNLWMTPSLLLQKLPAPTFEVRTKFNLASSSKNAEGGLLMFGEDYAYVGIKPIDGQTHLVYGHCGGARTGCDESIEDYGPIKSESVELRYIVASDASVIFSYRTDANSRFTVVGEQFSAVRGRWVGAKVGLFSLADDTAAHIDVDYLRFLPQQRK from the coding sequence ATGATAGTCGTGCAGAAACGGTTGTCGATGCTCGCTTTATTGGCCCCATTAATACTGGGGTGCCAACAGGGGAATCAAACGACTACAACCGCTGCTGTTGCCGTTACCGATAAACGTTTATGGGTATCGGATATGAGTAACGGTGAGTATCGCAACCCTGTTCTGCACCTGGACTATTCGGATCCTGACGTTGTTGCCGTTGACGGCAATTACTATATGACGGCATCCAGCTTTAATACCGCGCCAGGTCTGCCTGTTTTACATTCGACAGACTTGGTCAACTGGAAGCTGATTAATTATGCTCTTCCTAAGCAGGTTCCTCTGGATCATTTTGCTACCCCTCGTCACGGCGAAGGGGTATGGGCACCCAATATTCGTTTCCACGATGATAAATTCTGGATTTTCTATCCCGATCCGGATTTCGGCATTTATGTGACCACCGCTACCGACCCAGCCGGGCAGTGGTCGGCGCCAAAACTCATTCTGCCGGGTCAAGGTCTGATCGATCCCACACCATTGTGGGACGATGACGGTAAGGCGTATTTGCTTCATGCCTGGGCGAAAAGCCGCGCAGGCTTTAATAACGTTTTAAGCTTACGGGAAATGGCACCAGATACCGGTTGGGTGAGTGAAGATTACACCAATGTGGTAGATGGGAATAAGCTGCCAGGCTATCGCACAATAGAAGGGCCCAAGTTTTACAAGCGCAATGGCTATTATTATATTTTTGCGCCCGCTGGTGGTGTAGAAACGGGCTGGCAAACCGTATTTCGCGCCAAAGCCATCTCCGGCCCCTACGAAGCTCGCGTTGTTATGGATCAAGGAAATACGCTTATCAACGGCCCCCATCAAGGTGCGTGGGTGCATACCGATGAAAACGAAGACTGGTTTATTCATTTTCAGTCCCGCAAAGCCTATGGACGCATTGTTCACCTGCAACCTCTCACCTGGCAGAGCGACTGGCCAGTCATTGGCGTCGACGAGGATGGCGATGGCGTGGGTGAACCCGTCTACACTCACACTAAGCCGAAAACCGACAAGCCGGGAGTCATTGCGCCACAACCCACTACCGATGAATTTAATGGCAAAGAGCTTGGTATTCAGTGGCAATGGAATGCGAACAGTAATGACAGTTGGTATCGCATGGACGAAAGCCGGGGCGTGCTGCGGTTATTAGGGCAACCGAAGGTAGAAAAAACCGGCGACAATCTTTGGATGACACCATCACTACTGCTGCAAAAGCTTCCCGCTCCTACCTTTGAAGTGCGTACCAAATTTAATTTAGCTAGCTCCAGTAAAAACGCCGAAGGGGGTTTGCTGATGTTTGGTGAGGATTACGCATATGTGGGGATTAAACCCATTGATGGACAAACTCACCTTGTGTATGGCCACTGCGGTGGTGCCAGAACCGGATGCGATGAGTCTATTGAGGATTATGGCCCAATAAAAAGCGAAAGCGTGGAACTACGCTACATCGTCGCCAGTGATGCATCGGTCATTTTCAGCTATCGCACCGATGCCAATTCCCGCTTTACGGTGGTGGGCGAACAGTTTAGCGCCGTGCGAGGGCGCTGGGTAGGAGCCAAAGTCGGCTTGTTCAGTCTGGCTGATGATACAGCCGCGCACATTGATGTGGATTACCTTCGATTTCTTCCGCAGCAAAGGAAATAA
- a CDS encoding glycoside hydrolase family 88/105 protein, which produces MRKLLSSLLMVGTMALQPLAHAKENTTQTALDNTAKWSVRMAESEMVRFPEAWMIDWDEEPQWDYVHGLNLLAFSRLYEKTGDERYFKYIKNYYDRFVNSDGSIKTYDINKFNIDMINPGKVLLFLYDQTGDSRYKKAADLLRSQLTEHPRTQEGGFWHKKRYPNQMWLDGLYMGAPFYAEYLLRYGKPDGLNDVFTQFELIEKHLYDEKTGLPRHGWDESREQKWSDSETGLSPHHWGRALGWYAMAMVDVLDIAPAHHPKYNWLKKRFENLITQAVKYQDETGAWYQVVNLAERKGNYLEGSATAMLTYAIARGVNLHVLPESFRSHAEKGFAGMLDQMISVDPANNVISLNQICAVAGLGGNPYRDGSFEYYIGEPVRANDAKGVGPFILAALELQK; this is translated from the coding sequence ATGCGAAAACTACTTTCCTCGCTGCTTATGGTGGGAACAATGGCGCTTCAACCGCTCGCTCATGCCAAAGAAAACACCACGCAGACAGCGTTAGACAACACAGCGAAATGGTCAGTACGCATGGCAGAATCCGAAATGGTGCGTTTTCCCGAGGCGTGGATGATCGATTGGGATGAAGAGCCGCAGTGGGATTATGTACATGGCCTGAACTTGCTGGCGTTCTCCAGACTTTACGAAAAAACCGGCGACGAGCGCTATTTCAAATACATCAAAAATTACTATGATCGCTTCGTAAATAGTGATGGCAGCATCAAGACCTACGACATTAATAAATTTAATATCGACATGATTAATCCTGGAAAGGTGCTCCTCTTTCTCTATGATCAAACCGGCGACAGCCGCTACAAAAAAGCCGCAGACCTACTTCGCTCGCAGTTAACCGAGCATCCGCGCACCCAGGAAGGCGGTTTTTGGCACAAAAAGCGTTACCCCAACCAGATGTGGCTGGATGGCCTGTATATGGGTGCACCGTTTTATGCGGAATATTTACTTCGCTACGGCAAGCCAGATGGATTGAATGATGTGTTTACTCAATTCGAGCTCATTGAGAAGCACCTTTATGATGAAAAGACCGGCCTTCCCCGCCACGGCTGGGATGAGTCGCGGGAACAAAAATGGTCCGACAGTGAAACCGGGCTTTCGCCACATCACTGGGGCCGCGCTTTAGGGTGGTATGCCATGGCCATGGTGGACGTGCTTGACATCGCACCAGCTCACCATCCTAAGTACAACTGGTTGAAAAAGCGCTTTGAAAATCTGATTACCCAAGCAGTGAAATATCAGGATGAAACAGGTGCCTGGTATCAGGTTGTAAATTTAGCCGAGCGTAAAGGAAACTACCTGGAAGGCTCCGCTACGGCAATGCTGACCTATGCAATCGCCCGCGGCGTCAATCTACATGTGTTGCCAGAATCATTTCGCTCTCACGCCGAAAAAGGCTTTGCTGGCATGCTCGATCAGATGATTTCGGTAGACCCTGCCAACAATGTAATAAGCTTAAACCAAATTTGCGCGGTAGCCGGTCTTGGCGGCAACCCTTATCGTGACGGTTCATTTGAATACTATATCGGCGAACCCGTTCGCGCCAATGATGCCAAAGGCGTAGGCCCGTTCATCCTGGCGGCGCTGGAGCTACAAAAATGA